The Micromonospora sp. NBC_01740 genome includes a window with the following:
- the trpS gene encoding tryptophan--tRNA ligase yields the protein MSVARMLTGDRPTGRLHLGHYVGSIANRVRLHQRYESFFIIADLHMLTTRNTREDIERVAGNAREMVTDILAAGVDPQRATFYLQSAIPEVGDLNTLFQNLVTVPRLERVPSLKDMARDAGKEEMPYGLLGYPVLQAADILCVKGQVVPVGKDNAAHVEVTREIARRFNHLYGEVFPVPETIASETPTLVGTDGRAKMSKSLGNAIALSADPATVRRAVLGMYTDPNRIRADVPGTVEGNPVFAYHDIFNPDRAQVDDLKERYRAGRVGDVEVKEKLVVALDRFLDPIRERRARIEAEPGLVDQLIFEGTERTRHEVRQTLVEVRRAMGLTSAYTQVRRRAERHRKATATPA from the coding sequence ATGTCCGTTGCACGGATGCTCACCGGGGACCGCCCCACCGGGCGGCTGCACCTCGGCCACTACGTCGGCAGCATCGCCAACCGGGTGCGGCTGCACCAGCGCTACGAGAGCTTCTTCATCATCGCCGACCTGCACATGCTCACCACGCGGAACACCCGCGAGGACATCGAGCGGGTCGCCGGCAACGCCCGGGAGATGGTCACCGACATCCTGGCCGCCGGCGTCGACCCGCAGCGCGCCACCTTCTACCTCCAGTCGGCCATCCCGGAGGTCGGCGACCTGAACACCCTCTTCCAGAACCTGGTCACGGTGCCCCGGCTGGAACGCGTGCCCTCGCTCAAGGACATGGCTCGCGACGCCGGCAAGGAGGAGATGCCCTACGGCCTGCTCGGGTACCCGGTGCTCCAGGCCGCCGACATCCTCTGCGTCAAGGGGCAGGTCGTACCGGTCGGCAAGGACAACGCGGCGCACGTGGAGGTGACGCGGGAGATCGCCCGGCGCTTCAACCACCTCTACGGGGAGGTGTTCCCCGTGCCGGAGACGATCGCGTCCGAGACGCCCACCCTGGTCGGCACGGACGGCCGGGCGAAGATGAGCAAGAGCCTGGGCAACGCGATCGCGCTCTCCGCCGATCCGGCGACGGTCCGCCGCGCGGTGCTCGGCATGTACACCGACCCGAACCGGATCCGCGCCGACGTGCCCGGCACCGTCGAGGGGAACCCGGTCTTCGCGTACCACGACATCTTCAACCCCGACCGGGCGCAGGTCGACGACCTCAAGGAGCGCTACCGGGCCGGGCGGGTCGGCGACGTGGAGGTGAAGGAGAAACTGGTCGTCGCGCTCGACCGGTTCCTGGACCCGATCCGGGAACGCCGGGCCCGGATCGAGGCCGAGCCCGGGCTGGTCGACCAGTTGATCTTCGAGGGCACGGAGCGGACCCGCCACGAGGTGCGGCAGACGCTCGTCGAGGTCCGCCGGGCGATGGGGCTGACCAGCGCGTACACGCAGGTGCGCCGCCGGGCCGAGCGGCACCGCAAGGCCACGGCCACGCCAGCCTGA